From Cuculus canorus isolate bCucCan1 chromosome 7, bCucCan1.pri, whole genome shotgun sequence, one genomic window encodes:
- the NPM3 gene encoding nucleoplasmin-3, whose protein sequence is MEPHGSGCPGSVLFGCELTASTKSYTFQVDEEDDSDHILALSVVCLTDGAKDECNVVEVVGRNHENQEISVPVANLKLSCQPLLSLDNFKLQPPVTFRLAAGSGPVHLAGWHQIVHREDVSFEEDDDLSEEDELPPIMPAKK, encoded by the exons ATGGAGCCGCACGGGTCCGGCTGCCCCGGCAGCGTCCTCTTCG GCTGCGAGCTGACTGCCAGTACCAAATCCTACACATTTCAGGTGGATGAGGAAGATGATTCTGACCACATTTTGGCCCTGTCTGTG GTCTGCCTCACGGATGGTGCCAAGGACGAGTGCAATGTGGTGGAGGTTGTTGGACGAAACCATGAGAACCAGGAGATCTCTGTGCCAGTGGCGAATCTGAAGTTGTCGTGCCAGCCCTTG CTGAGTCTAGACAACTTCAAACTGCAGCCTCCGGTGACCTTCCGTCTGGCGGCGGGGTCTGGCCCAGTGCACCTTGCTGGCTGGCACCAGATCG TGCACAGGGAAGACGTTTCCTTTGAGGAGGACGATGACTTGTCTGAAGAGGACGAGCTTCCTCCTATCATGCCAGCCAAGAAgtag